From Spirosoma aerolatum, one genomic window encodes:
- a CDS encoding ester cyclase, whose protein sequence is MNAETEFNKQIVTRFNREAIEQGRLEAFDELIAPDFINHTAPAGMPKGREGMVQFILDVIRPAFPDLRVKIYDQVAEGDKVVTRKAFHATHSGPFMGIPATGKAIVFPIIDIVRLRDGQYIEHWGIRDTYAVLKQLNQE, encoded by the coding sequence ATGAACGCAGAGACAGAATTCAATAAACAGATCGTTACCCGTTTCAACAGGGAAGCCATTGAGCAGGGGCGGCTCGAAGCCTTTGACGAATTAATTGCCCCCGATTTTATCAACCATACGGCTCCTGCCGGTATGCCTAAAGGTCGGGAGGGCATGGTACAGTTTATCCTCGACGTAATACGCCCTGCCTTCCCCGATTTGCGCGTTAAAATTTACGATCAGGTTGCTGAAGGGGATAAGGTAGTGACCCGCAAAGCCTTTCACGCTACCCACTCCGGCCCGTTTATGGGTATTCCAGCTACCGGAAAAGCCATCGTCTTTCCCATAATCGACATCGTACGATTGCGCGACGGTCAATACATCGAGCACTGGGGTATTCGTGATACATATGCCGTTCTAAAGCAACTTAATCAAGAGTAA
- a CDS encoding DUF5009 domain-containing protein — protein sequence MVSVQSSPNRTSQVVKRVFSIDVFRAVTMLTMIFVNDLWTLSDIPVWLEHAHRDQDFLGFADTVFPCFLVIVGMSIPFAIQHRLAKGDSSIQLLQHIVLRSVALLVMGVFIVNLPDLNEQATGMRSAWFQILMVIGFFLIWNQYPKRSGTANTLFMGLQALGIGILIYLAIKFKGGDVTHLTGMTPQWWGILGLIGWTYLTCATLYLFLHKQPVLLVVCGLSFTLLNIAGHAGWLHALWPSGPRNWIPDNGAFNVFAFAGILATHLLTRWQQSGRAKQVPVVFIALGIVLLVAGFLLRNAFIISKIQATPTWIFLCCGIAYIVYAGVYWLVDLHQRANWFDFIKPAGTSTLTCYLIPYVYYSLAALSSLALPAVLTTGLIGLVKSLLFSLLIIGITAVLGRLLIKLKL from the coding sequence ATGGTATCCGTTCAATCCTCACCGAACCGCACTAGTCAGGTGGTAAAACGCGTATTCTCGATTGATGTGTTCAGAGCAGTAACGATGCTGACCATGATTTTCGTTAACGACTTATGGACACTGTCGGATATTCCGGTATGGCTCGAACACGCGCACCGGGATCAGGACTTTCTGGGGTTTGCCGATACCGTTTTCCCCTGCTTTCTGGTCATTGTTGGGATGTCGATTCCGTTCGCGATCCAACACCGACTTGCCAAAGGGGATTCGTCTATACAGCTACTCCAACACATCGTACTCCGGTCGGTCGCTTTGCTGGTTATGGGCGTATTCATTGTCAATTTGCCCGATCTGAATGAACAGGCTACGGGTATGCGGTCGGCCTGGTTTCAGATTCTGATGGTCATTGGCTTCTTTCTGATCTGGAACCAATATCCCAAGCGATCGGGTACGGCAAACACGTTATTTATGGGCTTGCAAGCATTGGGAATTGGCATTCTGATCTACCTGGCTATCAAGTTCAAAGGGGGCGATGTTACGCACCTAACGGGTATGACGCCCCAATGGTGGGGGATTTTAGGGCTAATCGGCTGGACGTACCTTACCTGTGCCACGCTCTATCTGTTCCTCCACAAACAGCCTGTTCTGTTAGTCGTCTGCGGGCTGTCTTTTACGCTGCTGAATATAGCTGGTCACGCAGGCTGGTTGCATGCACTTTGGCCTAGTGGTCCACGCAACTGGATTCCCGACAATGGCGCCTTCAATGTATTTGCGTTTGCGGGCATTCTGGCTACGCATTTACTAACGCGCTGGCAACAATCCGGTCGAGCGAAACAAGTGCCTGTGGTGTTTATTGCCCTGGGTATCGTCTTGCTCGTCGCTGGTTTCCTGCTCCGAAATGCCTTTATTATCTCCAAGATTCAGGCCACGCCCACCTGGATTTTCCTTTGCTGCGGCATTGCGTACATCGTCTACGCTGGCGTTTACTGGCTGGTCGATCTACATCAAAGAGCTAACTGGTTCGACTTTATCAAACCCGCCGGAACCAGTACGTTAACCTGTTATCTGATTCCGTATGTGTATTACAGCCTGGCTGCACTATCTAGCCTCGCGCTACCGGCTGTACTGACAACAGGGCTCATTGGTTTAGTTAAATCATTGCTGTTTTCGTTACTGATTATCGGCATTACGGCTGTCCTGGGCAGGTTGTTGATCAAACTTAAACTGTAA
- a CDS encoding Rpn family recombination-promoting nuclease/putative transposase, protein METGIYIPIISDYGFKATFGNEADSLFLRTALQALIKSDTPIREVRFDKNVFEALTIDSRSGIFDLACTDENGSQFIVEMQLGLAPHFVQRMKFYALHKFNTIVERGEFDYANLPKIYAIAILAKSILPTAHFHTVANLRSEAGEIIDTQMTFITVELAKFNKQLAKIETDLDKLVYTMKTLHTTEPTQYPAFWNEEWLKRAIDELDTRKMTLEERAYFARVTAANAEAVKAEKKRIEEAEERRENLVKSETVKNLLSLGVLTVSQIAQTVGVSEELVRKISGDR, encoded by the coding sequence ATGGAAACAGGTATTTACATTCCCATTATTTCGGACTACGGTTTCAAAGCCACTTTTGGTAACGAAGCCGACAGTTTGTTTTTGCGTACCGCCTTACAGGCACTAATCAAGTCGGACACGCCCATTCGAGAAGTTAGATTTGATAAGAACGTGTTTGAGGCACTGACCATTGACAGTCGGAGCGGTATTTTTGATTTGGCTTGTACTGATGAAAATGGTAGTCAATTTATCGTAGAAATGCAGTTAGGGTTAGCTCCGCATTTTGTCCAAAGGATGAAATTTTACGCTTTGCACAAGTTCAACACAATAGTGGAGCGGGGCGAGTTTGATTACGCTAACCTGCCCAAAATCTACGCCATCGCCATTTTAGCGAAGAGCATTTTACCAACTGCTCATTTCCATACAGTGGCTAATCTACGAAGCGAAGCGGGTGAAATCATTGACACTCAGATGACGTTTATTACGGTAGAATTGGCTAAGTTCAACAAGCAATTAGCCAAGATAGAAACTGACTTAGACAAACTGGTATACACCATGAAGACGCTTCATACAACCGAACCCACGCAATACCCTGCTTTCTGGAACGAAGAATGGCTAAAGCGGGCCATTGATGAGTTGGACACTCGGAAGATGACTCTGGAAGAGCGGGCGTACTTTGCGCGTGTAACAGCGGCCAACGCTGAAGCGGTTAAAGCTGAGAAAAAGCGGATTGAAGAAGCCGAGGAACGTAGAGAAAACCTTGTAAAAAGCGAAACCGTCAAAAATCTTTTGAGTTTGGGCGTTTTGACAGTCAGTCAAATAGCCCAAACCGTCGGCGTAAGTGAAGAACTGGTTCGCAAAATCTCCGGCGACAGATAG
- a CDS encoding YciI family protein, with protein sequence MKTYLVLVREPDGRMVIPPAEDMQQHQLAMKSWIEGLVANGYWLSGQALMLSGRVVRPTADDPQVTDGPYRVDELEIVGGYMLLQAASLDDVTALMKTCPVLDTDGFVEIRETM encoded by the coding sequence ATGAAAACATACCTCGTTTTGGTCCGTGAACCCGACGGGCGAATGGTTATTCCGCCTGCCGAGGACATGCAACAGCATCAGCTTGCCATGAAATCCTGGATAGAAGGGCTGGTTGCCAACGGGTATTGGCTGAGTGGTCAGGCGTTAATGCTATCGGGGCGGGTGGTTCGCCCAACGGCTGATGACCCACAGGTAACAGATGGCCCTTACCGGGTCGATGAGCTGGAAATTGTCGGCGGTTATATGTTGCTACAGGCAGCCAGCCTTGACGACGTTACGGCCCTCATGAAAACCTGTCCTGTGCTGGATACCGACGGTTTCGTCGAGATTCGGGAAACGATGTAA
- a CDS encoding MFS transporter — protein MHTLSSTPSRTSLRPLFTLPVIVSALGFFVDVYDLLIFSIVRVPSLQSFGLSEAEVSKAGTFIINFQQAGLLIGGFVWGVWGDKRGRMSVLFGSILTYSLTNIACGFVQDVNTYALLRFLAGVGLSGEIGAAMVLISEILPKEIRSYGSAMVAGIGYLGAGLAYMTVEYFSWRTAYWVGGGMGLTLLLLRVSVFESGLFSRMKTEHKGVSRGNFLEFFKTRKQAVKYFRCVTVGMPTWFIVGILATFANEFGQALGIADIVKPGRCVMLVYVGLAGGDLLSGPLSQWLQSRIKAITGLLIFSALLSGIYLFGGIKTAEGLYTICLLAGFCTGYIAMYLTMVAELYGTNLRNTATTSVPSVVRGTLILMTLSFQALKPTAGALVAAGILAVVVYGLAFWSLSQMEETFGKDLDFVD, from the coding sequence ATGCATACCCTCTCCTCTACGCCCTCTCGTACGTCGTTACGCCCCTTGTTCACCCTACCCGTCATTGTGTCGGCCTTAGGCTTTTTTGTGGATGTATACGACCTACTTATTTTCAGCATCGTTCGCGTTCCCAGCCTGCAATCGTTCGGCTTGTCGGAAGCAGAGGTGTCGAAGGCCGGAACATTTATCATCAATTTTCAACAGGCTGGGCTCCTGATCGGCGGGTTTGTGTGGGGGGTTTGGGGCGATAAACGCGGGCGGATGTCGGTGCTTTTCGGTAGTATTCTCACCTATTCACTGACCAACATTGCCTGTGGTTTTGTGCAGGATGTGAACACCTATGCCCTGTTGCGGTTTCTGGCTGGCGTCGGGCTGTCGGGCGAAATTGGTGCCGCTATGGTACTCATCTCCGAAATTCTGCCGAAAGAAATTCGGAGTTATGGGTCAGCTATGGTGGCAGGCATCGGCTATCTGGGTGCGGGGCTAGCCTACATGACCGTCGAGTATTTCAGTTGGCGAACGGCCTACTGGGTCGGGGGTGGCATGGGCCTGACGCTACTGCTGCTTCGGGTAAGTGTATTCGAATCAGGCCTTTTCAGCCGCATGAAAACCGAACACAAAGGGGTTAGCCGGGGCAATTTTCTGGAATTTTTCAAAACCCGAAAACAGGCCGTCAAATACTTCCGTTGCGTTACGGTCGGTATGCCTACCTGGTTTATTGTGGGTATACTAGCCACGTTCGCCAATGAGTTTGGGCAGGCACTCGGTATTGCCGACATTGTAAAGCCGGGTCGCTGCGTGATGCTGGTATACGTCGGGCTGGCTGGGGGCGACTTGCTTAGTGGTCCTTTGAGTCAGTGGTTACAGTCGCGTATCAAGGCAATAACGGGCCTACTCATTTTCAGCGCCTTATTGAGTGGAATTTACCTGTTTGGGGGTATCAAAACGGCCGAAGGACTTTACACCATTTGTCTGCTGGCCGGTTTCTGCACGGGGTACATTGCCATGTATTTAACTATGGTCGCTGAATTATATGGCACTAACCTTCGGAATACAGCCACCACATCGGTACCGAGCGTGGTACGCGGGACACTGATCCTGATGACCTTATCCTTTCAGGCCTTAAAACCAACGGCGGGGGCTTTAGTAGCTGCCGGTATCCTGGCGGTAGTTGTCTATGGCTTAGCCTTCTGGTCACTTAGCCAGATGGAAGAAACGTTCGGTAAAGACCTCGACTTTGTCGATTAG
- a CDS encoding family 20 glycosylhydrolase codes for MARINLLLCLLFLVVAPVRAQTKLDSLLPIRGFCIAAPLPKQLDSFIQFINDELAPRQVNTLILRVDYNYQFDSHPELRDSIALSKREVKKLVKACQKHNIRLIPQINLLGHQSWASKVGNLLRVYPDFDETPSVKMPEKYVWPNEDGLYCKSYCPLHPGVHAVVFDLVDEICDVFETDAFHAGLDEVFYIGHDKCPRCSGRDKAELFAGEVTQIRNHLALKNRKLWMWGDRLIDGKTTGIGMWEGSFNNTHRAIDLIPKDVMICDWHYERPDQTAVYFAIKGLSVITCPWRKPGFAVTQTQDMVRFRKSVTPIMKERFQGMMQTVWSGAGPFLDEFYGKNVSTEAGENTPSNCFKALYDEIGKLGATN; via the coding sequence ATGGCCCGAATCAACCTGCTGCTTTGCCTGCTTTTTTTAGTTGTGGCTCCTGTTCGTGCCCAAACAAAGCTGGATAGTTTATTGCCCATCCGTGGATTTTGCATCGCAGCGCCCTTACCCAAACAGCTCGACTCGTTTATTCAATTTATCAACGACGAGTTGGCGCCCCGGCAGGTCAATACCCTGATTCTTCGGGTCGATTACAACTACCAGTTCGACTCTCACCCTGAACTACGCGATAGCATTGCGCTGTCGAAACGGGAAGTAAAAAAGCTGGTGAAAGCCTGTCAGAAACACAATATCCGGCTTATTCCGCAAATTAATCTGCTGGGGCATCAATCCTGGGCTAGTAAAGTCGGTAATCTGCTACGCGTTTACCCCGACTTCGATGAAACGCCCAGCGTAAAAATGCCTGAAAAGTATGTATGGCCCAACGAGGATGGGTTGTACTGCAAAAGCTATTGTCCCCTGCATCCGGGCGTTCATGCCGTCGTCTTTGATTTGGTCGATGAAATCTGCGATGTGTTCGAAACCGATGCGTTTCATGCCGGTCTGGACGAGGTCTTTTACATTGGTCACGACAAATGCCCACGCTGTTCCGGGCGCGATAAGGCCGAGCTATTCGCTGGCGAAGTGACGCAGATCCGTAACCATCTGGCACTAAAAAATCGGAAGCTCTGGATGTGGGGCGATCGACTGATTGATGGCAAAACCACGGGTATCGGTATGTGGGAAGGTAGTTTTAATAACACTCACCGCGCCATCGACCTGATCCCTAAAGATGTAATGATTTGCGACTGGCACTACGAACGACCCGATCAGACGGCTGTTTACTTCGCCATCAAAGGATTGAGCGTAATCACTTGTCCCTGGCGCAAACCCGGTTTTGCCGTTACCCAAACGCAGGATATGGTCCGGTTTAGGAAATCCGTAACGCCCATCATGAAAGAACGATTCCAGGGTATGATGCAAACAGTCTGGTCGGGAGCCGGACCGTTTCTGGACGAATTTTACGGAAAAAACGTGTCGACCGAAGCAGGCGAAAATACTCCTTCCAACTGCTTCAAAGCCCTGTATGACGAGATAGGAAAATTAGGTGCTACAAATTAA
- a CDS encoding cystathionine gamma-synthase family protein: MDFSEYKKSTASVWAGETDLFTQGAVTPPIIKSVTFGYDDLDEWHRVATGNADGYIYSRNTNPTVHVLEEKIRILEGAEAATSFATGMGAISNTLFALLEPGKRVVSLKDTYGGASRLFLDFLPRYQVNVTLCDTTDFDAIETELAKGCDLLYLETPTNPTLKIVDLRRLAAAAKKVGAVTVVDNTFATPINQNPLALGADLVLHSATKFLCGHSDAMGGVLCGRKDLIQKVFQFREINGASLQADPAYLIARGMKTLELRIERQNASALTIAQYLKAHPKVSEVFYPGLESHPGHAIAKAQMSGFGGILSFSLTGGYEQVKQFLPRLQFVHLAASLGSVSTLAGPPRTTSHVELTEEQRSLLGIPESLIRYSVGIENVSDLITDLERALALV, encoded by the coding sequence ATGGATTTTTCGGAGTACAAGAAAAGTACGGCATCGGTATGGGCGGGCGAAACCGATTTGTTTACCCAGGGAGCCGTAACCCCTCCTATTATTAAAAGTGTCACCTTCGGCTATGATGACCTGGACGAATGGCATCGGGTAGCAACGGGCAATGCCGATGGATACATTTACAGCCGCAATACCAACCCAACCGTTCACGTACTCGAAGAGAAAATCCGAATTCTGGAAGGAGCTGAAGCGGCAACGTCCTTCGCTACGGGCATGGGAGCCATCAGTAATACCTTGTTTGCGTTACTGGAACCCGGCAAACGGGTGGTTTCCCTCAAAGATACCTATGGCGGTGCCAGTCGACTTTTTCTAGATTTTCTGCCCCGTTATCAGGTAAACGTTACTCTCTGCGATACTACCGACTTCGATGCAATCGAAACCGAACTGGCGAAAGGCTGCGACCTGCTCTATCTGGAAACCCCAACGAATCCGACACTCAAAATTGTCGATCTGCGTCGGTTAGCGGCTGCGGCTAAAAAAGTAGGGGCAGTTACGGTGGTCGACAACACGTTTGCGACCCCCATCAACCAAAATCCGCTCGCACTGGGTGCCGATCTGGTGTTGCACAGCGCGACTAAATTTCTGTGCGGTCACTCCGATGCAATGGGGGGTGTTCTGTGCGGACGCAAAGACCTCATCCAGAAAGTCTTTCAATTCCGGGAAATCAACGGCGCCAGCTTACAGGCCGACCCTGCCTACCTGATTGCACGGGGCATGAAAACGCTGGAACTACGCATCGAACGGCAGAACGCATCGGCACTCACGATTGCTCAATACCTGAAAGCCCATCCCAAAGTGAGTGAGGTATTTTATCCGGGTCTTGAGAGCCATCCCGGCCATGCCATTGCCAAAGCGCAGATGTCAGGTTTTGGGGGCATTCTGAGTTTCTCGCTGACTGGTGGCTATGAGCAGGTAAAGCAGTTTCTTCCCCGCCTACAGTTTGTTCATCTGGCCGCCAGCCTGGGTTCTGTCAGCACACTAGCTGGCCCACCCCGAACGACTAGCCACGTCGAACTAACCGAAGAGCAACGGAGCCTGTTGGGCATTCCCGAAAGCCTGATTCGGTATTCGGTCGGCATCGAGAATGTCAGTGATCTGATAACCGATCTGGAGCGAGCACTGGCTTTGGTTTAA
- a CDS encoding helix-turn-helix domain-containing protein, translated as MIAQEKDRAIPIYSLQQSSSLGSTIVEVVESNGEFRRHRSNFLIPHRKDYYFLCFVRNGSSRHWVDFVPYTLRPNTFYFSLPQQVQVKEKTEPLEGIMLSFTEEYLQLDENRSLRQLPIIQNPDNAHELTLKPENVQFLEDLLPKILAEFNTDQNWRSKMLQSYVSVLLIYVSRLYTEQVQAMGSLADRGLLNQFRAYIEENYATLHQVADYAELLHLSPGHLNDRIKQQSGKTPIEHIHERLVLEAKRLLLHTDLSAKEIAWQLGFDDAAYFHRFFKRLTGDTPTAFRTDIREMYT; from the coding sequence ATGATTGCTCAGGAAAAAGACAGGGCCATTCCAATTTATTCACTTCAGCAAAGTAGTAGCCTGGGGAGTACGATAGTCGAAGTAGTTGAATCGAACGGGGAATTCCGGCGGCATAGGTCCAATTTTCTGATTCCGCATCGGAAAGACTATTATTTCCTTTGCTTCGTGCGCAATGGAAGCAGTCGCCACTGGGTCGATTTTGTTCCATATACCTTACGGCCGAATACCTTCTATTTTTCGTTGCCACAGCAGGTACAGGTGAAGGAAAAAACCGAACCGCTGGAAGGAATTATGCTGTCGTTTACGGAAGAGTATCTCCAGTTAGACGAAAACCGATCCTTACGGCAATTGCCCATTATTCAAAACCCCGATAATGCCCACGAACTGACGTTAAAACCAGAGAACGTACAGTTTCTGGAAGACCTGCTACCGAAAATTCTGGCTGAGTTTAACACCGACCAAAACTGGCGAAGCAAAATGCTGCAATCGTACGTCAGCGTTTTGTTGATTTATGTAAGTCGCCTATACACCGAACAGGTTCAGGCAATGGGGAGTTTGGCCGATCGGGGTTTACTCAACCAGTTTCGGGCGTATATCGAAGAAAATTATGCTACACTCCATCAGGTAGCCGATTATGCGGAACTGCTCCATTTGTCACCGGGGCACCTGAACGACCGTATCAAGCAGCAGAGCGGTAAAACGCCCATCGAACACATTCACGAACGGCTGGTGCTGGAAGCCAAACGATTGCTGTTGCATACTGACCTGTCGGCTAAAGAGATTGCCTGGCAACTGGGTTTTGATGATGCGGCTTACTTCCATCGGTTCTTCAAGCGGTTGACGGGCGATACACCGACCGCGTTCCGAACCGACATCCGCGAAATGTACACGTGA
- a CDS encoding DUF6843 domain-containing protein translates to MLSEKIKLRKALLIGKIVVVLAFVVSLNPYVLFFTVPVFLIGTIFVWISKAKLRTKVLWTILPVLFWYPAFFLFMYLSGVIGTATAQKLDFIFEGNFEGKVLVVENMKCGQPVNVVNGREQLFIPRHGVLLYQGEIKTGYVNHKYYKITNDKQKIELPERANYMYFDSELNKPNTKVTGVWLLDTGKGTNTGGKTYKFMDLLVASKDSADKYYEFAYTKRFEQFTDSLINHCK, encoded by the coding sequence ATGTTGTCAGAAAAGATTAAGTTGAGAAAAGCACTTCTGATCGGCAAAATAGTAGTTGTGCTAGCATTTGTAGTTTCATTAAATCCTTACGTATTATTTTTTACAGTTCCCGTTTTTTTAATAGGTACAATTTTCGTTTGGATCAGTAAGGCTAAACTGAGGACAAAAGTACTTTGGACTATTTTACCCGTTTTATTTTGGTACCCTGCCTTCTTTCTTTTTATGTATTTATCAGGTGTAATTGGTACTGCTACAGCACAGAAATTAGACTTTATTTTTGAAGGCAATTTTGAAGGGAAAGTGCTGGTTGTAGAAAATATGAAGTGCGGACAACCTGTAAACGTAGTTAATGGTCGAGAGCAACTTTTTATACCAAGACATGGCGTTCTACTTTATCAAGGAGAAATAAAAACGGGTTATGTAAACCACAAATACTATAAGATTACAAATGATAAGCAGAAGATTGAATTACCTGAACGGGCAAACTACATGTATTTCGATAGTGAACTAAATAAACCTAATACTAAAGTTACAGGAGTATGGCTCTTGGACACCGGTAAAGGGACAAATACAGGGGGCAAAACTTATAAATTCATGGATTTATTAGTGGCGTCTAAAGACAGTGCTGACAAATACTATGAGTTTGCATATACCAAACGATTTGAGCAATTCACTGACAGTTTAATTAACCACTGTAAATAA
- a CDS encoding serine hydrolase has product MRFLDKTSRLIFLIGFLLAGGTCVSAQSRPSLPELRQQIEQELARHPGVFAVAFKDLTTGQELLIREKELFHAASTMKTPVMIEVYKQQAQHKLSLSDSILVKNEFKSIVDGSPFSLPISVDDDTVTYKQLGTKRTLASLVYDMITVSSNLATNLIIEKVDARNVTQTMRELGANDIQIWRGVEDSKAFAKGMNNATTAYDLMVIYDKLAQGKVVSPEASKAMIGVLLDQKFNESIPAKLPKEVKVAHKTGSITGVRHDSGIVYLPDGRKYVLVILSKQIKDDIETQNVMATISEWLYRYVAQAGK; this is encoded by the coding sequence ATGCGATTTTTAGACAAAACCAGCAGGCTGATTTTCCTGATTGGCTTTTTACTCGCTGGCGGAACATGCGTCTCTGCTCAGTCCCGACCGTCTCTTCCTGAATTACGGCAGCAAATCGAACAGGAGTTGGCCCGACATCCGGGTGTGTTTGCGGTTGCTTTTAAGGACTTGACAACAGGCCAGGAACTGCTCATTCGAGAGAAAGAACTGTTTCATGCCGCCAGTACCATGAAAACGCCCGTTATGATCGAGGTTTACAAGCAACAGGCCCAGCACAAGCTATCGCTTTCGGACTCGATTCTGGTCAAAAATGAATTCAAAAGTATTGTCGATGGAAGCCCGTTCAGTTTGCCCATTAGCGTAGACGATGATACGGTTACCTACAAACAGTTGGGTACGAAACGGACGTTGGCTTCGCTGGTATACGACATGATCACGGTAAGCAGTAACCTGGCAACTAATCTGATCATTGAAAAGGTTGATGCCCGAAATGTAACCCAGACCATGCGCGAACTGGGTGCTAACGATATTCAGATTTGGCGGGGTGTAGAGGATTCGAAAGCGTTTGCGAAGGGCATGAACAATGCCACAACAGCCTATGACCTGATGGTCATCTACGATAAACTGGCGCAGGGGAAAGTGGTCAGCCCCGAAGCATCGAAGGCAATGATCGGTGTCCTGCTGGATCAGAAATTTAACGAATCGATTCCGGCTAAACTGCCTAAAGAGGTGAAAGTAGCCCATAAAACCGGCTCGATTACGGGTGTTCGGCATGATTCGGGTATCGTGTACCTGCCCGATGGCCGGAAGTACGTGCTGGTTATCCTGTCGAAGCAGATCAAGGATGATATAGAAACGCAGAATGTGATGGCAACCATCTCGGAATGGCTATATCGCTATGTAGCGCAGGCAGGCAAATGA
- a CDS encoding MFS transporter, which produces MAVPTVSSKSQSSTVGLFSLPVIVAALGYFVDIYDLLLFGIVRVPSLKDLGLASDQISSVGATILNWQMGGLLLGGILWGVLGDKRGRLSVLFGSIITYSIANIACGFIKHITFMDPITYYALMRFIAGIGLAGELGAGITLVSEVLPKEKRAIGTSLVAGIGLFGAVVAYFTVKLFDWQLAFFVGGGLGFGLLLLRVGVVESGMFKDVSDQKHVSRGDFLSFFTNWDRLKRYLKCIGIGLPTWFVIGILATFSNEFGKALGIGEEIQPGLAIMWCYVGLAVGDLASGFISQALASRKKAVTLLMIVSLLFGLIYLYTGIKSAAALYGLCLAMGFGIGYWAMFVTIGAEQFGTNLRATAATTVPNMVRGMVILMTSLYGDLKPSLGVIDAGAVVGLIAFALGFYSILTIPETHGKDLNYLEE; this is translated from the coding sequence ATGGCTGTTCCCACTGTTTCCTCAAAATCTCAATCATCTACGGTTGGACTGTTCAGCCTGCCGGTTATTGTCGCTGCGCTAGGCTACTTTGTCGATATTTATGACCTTCTACTGTTCGGCATCGTTCGCGTTCCCAGTCTGAAAGACCTTGGCCTCGCTTCCGATCAAATATCAAGCGTTGGTGCTACTATTCTGAACTGGCAAATGGGCGGTCTACTTTTGGGGGGGATTCTGTGGGGTGTTCTGGGCGACAAGCGTGGGCGGCTTTCGGTATTGTTTGGCTCCATCATTACGTATTCCATTGCCAACATTGCCTGTGGGTTTATAAAGCACATCACGTTTATGGACCCCATCACCTACTACGCGCTCATGCGTTTTATTGCGGGCATTGGGTTGGCGGGTGAATTGGGGGCGGGGATTACGCTCGTTAGTGAAGTGTTGCCGAAAGAAAAAAGGGCCATTGGTACATCGCTGGTAGCGGGAATCGGATTGTTCGGCGCTGTAGTTGCGTATTTCACGGTCAAACTTTTCGACTGGCAACTGGCCTTTTTTGTTGGCGGAGGTCTGGGCTTTGGCCTGTTGCTCCTACGGGTGGGGGTGGTCGAATCGGGGATGTTTAAAGACGTATCGGACCAAAAGCACGTAAGTCGGGGCGATTTTCTTTCTTTTTTCACCAACTGGGATCGCTTGAAGCGCTACCTCAAATGCATTGGTATCGGTTTACCAACCTGGTTTGTCATTGGCATTCTGGCTACGTTCAGCAACGAGTTTGGCAAAGCACTGGGTATCGGCGAAGAGATTCAGCCAGGCTTAGCCATCATGTGGTGTTATGTCGGCCTGGCGGTAGGCGATCTGGCCAGTGGGTTTATCAGCCAGGCGCTGGCATCACGCAAGAAGGCGGTCACGCTGCTTATGATCGTTTCGCTCCTATTCGGCTTAATCTATTTATATACAGGCATTAAAAGTGCCGCAGCTCTGTACGGATTATGTCTGGCCATGGGCTTTGGCATTGGTTACTGGGCTATGTTTGTTACCATCGGAGCCGAGCAATTTGGTACGAATCTCCGGGCTACAGCGGCCACGACGGTTCCCAATATGGTACGGGGTATGGTTATCCTGATGACGAGCCTGTACGGCGATCTGAAACCCTCACTGGGTGTTATCGATGCGGGCGCGGTTGTAGGACTCATTGCGTTTGCCCTTGGTTTCTACTCCATCCTGACCATACCAGAAACCCACGGAAAGGATTTGAATTATCTGGAAGAATAA